One segment of Anopheles stephensi strain Indian chromosome 3, UCI_ANSTEP_V1.0, whole genome shotgun sequence DNA contains the following:
- the LOC118510449 gene encoding transmembrane protein 184B isoform X3 produces MSTEHPAASELLANATAATVAAVSSSTAKANIAVRVTEAPASALAIDPIINHVGDGIFLQAKTAQIFAGICVWMALFITCQQIYQHLRWYTNPQEQRWIVRILFIVPIYATYSWVSLLFFNSESVYVYFFTVRDCYEAFVIYNFLSLCYEYLGGEGNIMSEIRGKPIKSSCLYGTCCLAGKTYTIGFLRFCKQATLQFCLVKPLMAFIIIFLQAFNHYHDGDWSADGGYIYITVIYNISVSLALYGLYLFYFATRDLLTPFDPVLKFCTVKSVIFLSFWQGVGLAILEKAEVISPIVDAGGSTTSAGTVSAGYQNFFICIEMLFAAIALRYAFPYQVYAQSCMTDAHGRSVTMQSISSSLKETMNPKDIMTDAIHNFHPQYQQYTQYSSEVVSQMPYERL; encoded by the exons ATGAGTACGGAACATCCGGCAGCGAGTGAGCTGCTGGCCAATGCTACCGCTGCCACGGTCGCCGCCgttagcagcagcacggccaaGGCGAACATAGCGGTGCGCGTGACGGAGGCCCCAGCCTCGGCACTGGCGATCGATCCCATTATCAACCATGTCGGTGACGGCATTTTCCTGCAGGCCAAGACGGCCCAAATCTTTGCCGGCATCTGCGTCTGGATGGCACTGTTCATCACTTGCCAGCAG ATCTATCAACACCTTCGATGGTACACGAACCCACAGGAACAACGATGGATCGTCCGAATACTGTTCATCGTACCGATCTACGCCACCTACTCCTGGGTCAGCTTACTGTTCTTCAACTCGGAAAGCGTCTATGTATACTTCTTTACCGTACGCGATTGCTACGAAG CGTTCGTAATCTACAACTTCCTGTCGCTGTGCTACGAGTACCTGGGTGGCGAAGGCAACATCATGTCGGAGATCCGTGGCAAACCGATCAAATCGTCCTGCCTGTACGGGACGTGCTGCCTCGCCGGCAAGACGTACACGATCGGATTCTTGCGTTTCTGCAAACAGGCCACGCTGCAGTTCTGTCTGGTTAAGCCGCTGATGGCGTTCATTATCATCTTCCTGCAGGCATTCAATCACTATCACGACGGTGACTGGAG TGCTGATGGAGGCTACATTTACATTACCGTCATCTACAACATCTCGGTTTCGCTGGCCCTGTACGGCCTTTACCTTTTCTACTTTGCCACCCGCGACCTGCTGACGCCCTTCGATCCGGTGCTGAAGTTCTGCACCGTTAAATCCGTAATCTTCCTGTCCTTCTGGCAAG GTGTTGGGCTAGCTATTCTGGAAAAGGCGGAGGTCATCTCACCGATTGTTGACGCGGGTGGTTCCACCACGTCCGCTGGTACGGTATCTGCCGGTTATCAGAACTTTTTCATCTGCATCGAAATGTTGTTCGCTGCCATCGCGCTGCGGTATGCTTTCCCGTACCAG GTGTACGCCCAAAGCTGCATGACCGATGCACACGGCCGATCTGTCACGATGCAATCAATTTCGAGCAGTTTAAAG GAAACGATGAACCCGAAAGATATTATGACCGATGCGATACACAACTTCCATCCGCAGTACCAACAGTACACTCAGTACAGCTCAG AAGTTGTATCGCAGATGCCTTACGAGAGACTCTAA
- the LOC118510457 gene encoding uncharacterized protein LOC118510457, with translation MAESRCKTKQNDSAIMTSALESAIKFLQRYPELTQFVVNKSSYQFDIHSLIVDAKKMNLAEAVEDIRKEFATNGSSSEFCDENQGSLEHSVSIDPIKQNRQSEDALLTEDESTRVEEPANESAECNVLQDITNHTKDRPRRNLRKNGSHPKHCVFCHNNGATREEYESHHCKDEWGNVTCPVLQNFVCSRCNATGTNAHTAKYCPQKPIITPEDCVAIEKRWQQKRRRRLVQETIGANGQSKPIVETKATSRIRL, from the exons ATGGCAGAAAGTCGAtgtaaaaccaaacagaacGATAGTGCCATCATGACGTCGGCACTTGAAAGTGCGATAAAGTTCCTGCAAAGGTATCCGGAGCTTACACAATTTGTTGTGAATAAATCGAGCTACCAGTTTGACATTCACTCCCTGATCGTGGATGCAAAAAAGATGAATCTGGCAGAGGCAGTGGAGGATATTCGAAAGGAATTTGCCACGAACGGTTCCAGTTCTGAGTTTTGCGATGAGAACCAGGGCTCTCTGGAGCATAGCGTTTCTATTGATCCTATTAAGCAAAACCGCCAATCGGAAGACGCTCTTCTTACGGAAGATGAGAGCACTAGAGTAGAGGAACCGGCGAACGAAAGCGCAGAATGTAATGTTTTGCAGGACATTACAAATCACACCAAGGATAGACCGAGACGCAACTTGCGCAAAAACGGTTCCCATCCGAAG CATTGTGTGTTCTGCCACAACAACGGAGCTACCAGGGAAGAGTACGAAAGCCACCACTGCAAGGACGAATGGGGCAATGTAACCTGCCCTGTGTTGCAAAATTTTGTCTGCTCACGGTGCAATGCTACCGGGACGAATGCGCATACCGCCAAATATTGTCCCCAGAAGCCAATCATCACGCCGGAAGATTGTGTGGCAATTGAGAAACGATGGCAGCAAAAACGTCGTCGCCGGCTGGTACAAGAGACAATTGGCGCGAATGGCCAAAGCAAACCGATAGTCGAAACCAAAGCTACGTCTAGAATACGTTTGTAA
- the LOC118510453 gene encoding TOM1-like protein 2 isoform X1: MTSFFNVGALGGNPFSTPVGQKIEQATDASLASENWALNMEICDMINESSDGARDAMKAIRKRLAQNAGKNYTVIMYTLTVLETCVKNCGKAFHVLVANKEFIQELVKLIGPKNDPPPIVQEKVLSLIQIWADAFRSQPDLNGVVQVYQELKNKGIEFPATDLDAIAPIYTPQRSVPDGAPAPENVSTLPVSPHHHASQTPGSPAMPPPSSMSQDQIAKLQSELDIVAMNMSILGEMLTELKPGQEDAADYKLLTDLTATCREMQSRIVDLIGKVQHDELTAELLRLNDELNNLFLRHARYEKNRDPKNASSATPSAILGAALGAVEMRDPSLIDLSEETGASGGAQAQEGAHANVSSQLAGLSLAAAGSTATVSSQLAQLTSVTAQSGSAMVAKSPNRTSKGGNSTTNIPPDVVSDEFDMFAQSRNTTGDKEPARLDLLGATTGSTALGTRESEFDEIEQWLGNPDDIDQLEAQMAAVGAMGGDGPGAGAAGTEESLTSKEFEKFLAERAAVAETLPTISSTSSSNSPATTAKDRKKKSDETDGLLAL, translated from the exons ATGACATCATTCTTCAACGTCGGTGCCCTCGGGGGTAACCCGTTTTCGACGCCCGTTGGGCAGAAAATAG AACAAGCGACAGATGCTAGTCTGGCCTCGGAAAACTGGGCACTAAACATGGAAATCTGTGATATGATCAACGAATCGTCGGACGGTGCCCGGGACGCAATGAAAGCGATCCGCAAACGGTTGGCACAGAACGCTGGCAAGAACTATACCGTCATCATGTACACGCTGACCGTGCTGGAGACGTGCGTAAAGAACTGTGGCAAAGCGTTCCACGTGCTGGTTGCAAACAAAGAATTCATCCAAGAGCTGGTGAAGCTGATCGGACCGAAGAACGATCCGCCGCCGATCGTGCAGGAGAAGGTGCTGAGCTTGATCCAGATCTGGGCCGATGCGTTCCGCTCGCAACCCGACCTGAACGGTGTGGTTCAGGTGTATCAGGAGCTAAAGAACAAGGGTATCGAATTTCCCGCGACCGATCTGGACGCGATCGCACCGATCTACACACCGCAAAGG AGTGTCCCCGATGGGGCACCAGCGCCGGAAAACGTTAGCACGCTTCCGGTTTCACCACATCATCATGCGTCGCAGACGCCCGGATCGCCAGCA ATGCCTCCACCGTCATCGATGTCTCAGGATCAGATCGCTAAACTACAATCGGAGCTAGACATTGTCGCCATGAACATGTCCATTCTCGGCGAGATGCTAACCGAGCTGAAGCCAGGCCAGGAAGATGCAGCCGATTACAAACTGTTAACCGATCTTACTGCTACATGCCG GGAAATGCAAAGCCGAATCGTCGATCTGATCGGCAAGGTACAGCACGACGAACTTACCGCGGAATTGCTACGATTGAACGACGAGCTAAACAATCTGTTTCTGCGACACGCCCGCTACGAGAAAAATCGCGACCCGAAGAATGCTTCCAGTGCGACACCATCCGCCATCCTTGGTGCGGCTCTCGGGGCGGTCGAAATGCGCGATCCATCGTTGATCGATCTGAGCGAGGAGACGGGTGCTAGTGGTGGTGCACAGGCACAGGAGGGTGCACACGCCAACGTTAGCTCACAGCTGGCCGGACTCAGTCTGGCGGCGGCCGGTTCCACCGCGACCGTGTCGTCCCAGCTGGCTCAGCTGACGAGCGTTACCGCGCAGTCCGGTTCGGCGATGGTGGCGAAATCGCCCAACAGAACCAGCAAGGGAggcaacagcaccaccaacatTCCACCGGACGTCGTATCGGACGAGTTCGATATGTTCGCCCAATCGAGAAACACCACCGG TGATAAAGAACCTGCCAGATTAGATCTGTTGGGAGCGACTACGGGCAGCACAGCATTG GGCACGAGGGAATCGGAATTTGACGAGATTGAACAGTGGCTGGGCAATCCG GACGACATTGACCAGCTCGAGGCGCAAATGGCAGCGGTCGGAGCGATGGGAGGCGATGGtcccggtgccggtgccgCCGGTACGGAGGAAAGCTTAACGAGCAAGGAGTTTGAAAAGTTTCTCGCGGAACGGGCGGCCGTCGCCGAAACCCTGCCGAcgatcagcagcaccagtagCAGTAACAGCCCAGCAACGACGGCCAAAGATCGCAAGAAAAAGTCCGACGAAACCGATGGTCTGCTAGCGCTGTGA
- the LOC118510449 gene encoding transmembrane protein 184B isoform X2, with translation MSTEHPAASELLANATAATVAAVSSSTAKANIAVRVTEAPASALAIDPIINHVGDGIFLQAKTAQIFAGICVWMALFITCQQIYQHLRWYTNPQEQRWIVRILFIVPIYATYSWVSLLFFNSESVYVYFFTVRDCYEAFVIYNFLSLCYEYLGGEGNIMSEIRGKPIKSSCLYGTCCLAGKTYTIGFLRFCKQATLQFCLVKPLMAFIIIFLQAFNHYHDGDWSADGGYIYITVIYNISVSLALYGLYLFYFATRDLLTPFDPVLKFCTVKSVIFLSFWQGVGLAILEKAEVISPIVDAGGSTTSAGTVSAGYQNFFICIEMLFAAIALRYAFPYQVYAQSCMTDAHGRSVTMQSISSSLKETMNPKDIMTDAIHNFHPQYQQYTQYSSDCPSPIDRKRSDSKQFQAPQYLKSYYQLREEELHVVQSGGGVHHHQHYHHHHGVPYTGNLF, from the exons ATGAGTACGGAACATCCGGCAGCGAGTGAGCTGCTGGCCAATGCTACCGCTGCCACGGTCGCCGCCgttagcagcagcacggccaaGGCGAACATAGCGGTGCGCGTGACGGAGGCCCCAGCCTCGGCACTGGCGATCGATCCCATTATCAACCATGTCGGTGACGGCATTTTCCTGCAGGCCAAGACGGCCCAAATCTTTGCCGGCATCTGCGTCTGGATGGCACTGTTCATCACTTGCCAGCAG ATCTATCAACACCTTCGATGGTACACGAACCCACAGGAACAACGATGGATCGTCCGAATACTGTTCATCGTACCGATCTACGCCACCTACTCCTGGGTCAGCTTACTGTTCTTCAACTCGGAAAGCGTCTATGTATACTTCTTTACCGTACGCGATTGCTACGAAG CGTTCGTAATCTACAACTTCCTGTCGCTGTGCTACGAGTACCTGGGTGGCGAAGGCAACATCATGTCGGAGATCCGTGGCAAACCGATCAAATCGTCCTGCCTGTACGGGACGTGCTGCCTCGCCGGCAAGACGTACACGATCGGATTCTTGCGTTTCTGCAAACAGGCCACGCTGCAGTTCTGTCTGGTTAAGCCGCTGATGGCGTTCATTATCATCTTCCTGCAGGCATTCAATCACTATCACGACGGTGACTGGAG TGCTGATGGAGGCTACATTTACATTACCGTCATCTACAACATCTCGGTTTCGCTGGCCCTGTACGGCCTTTACCTTTTCTACTTTGCCACCCGCGACCTGCTGACGCCCTTCGATCCGGTGCTGAAGTTCTGCACCGTTAAATCCGTAATCTTCCTGTCCTTCTGGCAAG GTGTTGGGCTAGCTATTCTGGAAAAGGCGGAGGTCATCTCACCGATTGTTGACGCGGGTGGTTCCACCACGTCCGCTGGTACGGTATCTGCCGGTTATCAGAACTTTTTCATCTGCATCGAAATGTTGTTCGCTGCCATCGCGCTGCGGTATGCTTTCCCGTACCAG GTGTACGCCCAAAGCTGCATGACCGATGCACACGGCCGATCTGTCACGATGCAATCAATTTCGAGCAGTTTAAAG GAAACGATGAACCCGAAAGATATTATGACCGATGCGATACACAACTTCCATCCGCAGTACCAACAGTACACTCAGTACAGCTCAG ACTGCCCATCTCCGATCGACCGGAAGCGCAGCGATTCGAAGCAATTTCAGGCCCCACAGTACCTGAAAAGCTATTACCAGCTGCGTGAGGAAGAACTGCACGTCGTACAGAGTGGTGGTGgcgttcaccaccaccagcactatcaccaccatcacggtGTACCATACACGGGAAACCTTTTCTAA
- the LOC118510453 gene encoding TOM1-like protein 2 isoform X2, which yields MTSFFNVGALGGNPFSTPVGQKIEQATDASLASENWALNMEICDMINESSDGARDAMKAIRKRLAQNAGKNYTVIMYTLTVLETCVKNCGKAFHVLVANKEFIQELVKLIGPKNDPPPIVQEKVLSLIQIWADAFRSQPDLNGVVQVYQELKNKGIEFPATDLDAIAPIYTPQRSVPDGAPAPENVSTLPVSPHHHASQTPGSPAMPPPSSMSQDQIAKLQSELDIVAMNMSILGEMLTELKPGQEDAADYKLLTDLTATCREMQSRIVDLIGKVQHDELTAELLRLNDELNNLFLRHARYEKNRDPKNASSATPSAILGAALGAVEMRDPSLIDLSEETGASGGAQAQEGAHANVSSQLAGLSLAAAGSTATVSSQLAQLTSVTAQSGSAMVAKSPNRTSKGGNSTTNIPPDVVSDEFDMFAQSRNTTGDKEPARLDLLGATTGSTALDDIDQLEAQMAAVGAMGGDGPGAGAAGTEESLTSKEFEKFLAERAAVAETLPTISSTSSSNSPATTAKDRKKKSDETDGLLAL from the exons ATGACATCATTCTTCAACGTCGGTGCCCTCGGGGGTAACCCGTTTTCGACGCCCGTTGGGCAGAAAATAG AACAAGCGACAGATGCTAGTCTGGCCTCGGAAAACTGGGCACTAAACATGGAAATCTGTGATATGATCAACGAATCGTCGGACGGTGCCCGGGACGCAATGAAAGCGATCCGCAAACGGTTGGCACAGAACGCTGGCAAGAACTATACCGTCATCATGTACACGCTGACCGTGCTGGAGACGTGCGTAAAGAACTGTGGCAAAGCGTTCCACGTGCTGGTTGCAAACAAAGAATTCATCCAAGAGCTGGTGAAGCTGATCGGACCGAAGAACGATCCGCCGCCGATCGTGCAGGAGAAGGTGCTGAGCTTGATCCAGATCTGGGCCGATGCGTTCCGCTCGCAACCCGACCTGAACGGTGTGGTTCAGGTGTATCAGGAGCTAAAGAACAAGGGTATCGAATTTCCCGCGACCGATCTGGACGCGATCGCACCGATCTACACACCGCAAAGG AGTGTCCCCGATGGGGCACCAGCGCCGGAAAACGTTAGCACGCTTCCGGTTTCACCACATCATCATGCGTCGCAGACGCCCGGATCGCCAGCA ATGCCTCCACCGTCATCGATGTCTCAGGATCAGATCGCTAAACTACAATCGGAGCTAGACATTGTCGCCATGAACATGTCCATTCTCGGCGAGATGCTAACCGAGCTGAAGCCAGGCCAGGAAGATGCAGCCGATTACAAACTGTTAACCGATCTTACTGCTACATGCCG GGAAATGCAAAGCCGAATCGTCGATCTGATCGGCAAGGTACAGCACGACGAACTTACCGCGGAATTGCTACGATTGAACGACGAGCTAAACAATCTGTTTCTGCGACACGCCCGCTACGAGAAAAATCGCGACCCGAAGAATGCTTCCAGTGCGACACCATCCGCCATCCTTGGTGCGGCTCTCGGGGCGGTCGAAATGCGCGATCCATCGTTGATCGATCTGAGCGAGGAGACGGGTGCTAGTGGTGGTGCACAGGCACAGGAGGGTGCACACGCCAACGTTAGCTCACAGCTGGCCGGACTCAGTCTGGCGGCGGCCGGTTCCACCGCGACCGTGTCGTCCCAGCTGGCTCAGCTGACGAGCGTTACCGCGCAGTCCGGTTCGGCGATGGTGGCGAAATCGCCCAACAGAACCAGCAAGGGAggcaacagcaccaccaacatTCCACCGGACGTCGTATCGGACGAGTTCGATATGTTCGCCCAATCGAGAAACACCACCGG TGATAAAGAACCTGCCAGATTAGATCTGTTGGGAGCGACTACGGGCAGCACAGCATTG GACGACATTGACCAGCTCGAGGCGCAAATGGCAGCGGTCGGAGCGATGGGAGGCGATGGtcccggtgccggtgccgCCGGTACGGAGGAAAGCTTAACGAGCAAGGAGTTTGAAAAGTTTCTCGCGGAACGGGCGGCCGTCGCCGAAACCCTGCCGAcgatcagcagcaccagtagCAGTAACAGCCCAGCAACGACGGCCAAAGATCGCAAGAAAAAGTCCGACGAAACCGATGGTCTGCTAGCGCTGTGA
- the LOC118510455 gene encoding cytochrome b-c1 complex subunit 2, mitochondrial, with product MASVTSKTPMLRAAAARGYAAHAQAAAASRGSTEVQTTTLPNKLVVSSAEPNAAVARISIAFRAGSRNETADSLGAAHVLRAAGGLSTKTATAFGITRNIQQAGGSLTTTADRELVSYSVAVTKDQLEVGLKYLEATATGQVFKPWELAELTPIIRNELARLPTEVQAVELLHKAAFRDGLGNSVFCPDYLVGKHSSETMQHYFATNCTTNRAAVAGVGVDHQLLVGFAQSLALESGAGSENKSTFNTGEVRREGAGSRAAVAVGAQAVGWNSLKEAMAFWVLQYAAGVGPATKRGANNGALTKALSGVNSSSLFNGYTDNGMFGFVVSGDAKNAGKAVEAGVKALKSLSVTDADVTRGKASAVAAVLDITENQSSLHHQLGEESALLGQVYKKSDLLAAVNAVTAGDVQAAARKVASSKLAVGAVGNLSHVPHLCDLH from the exons ATGGCATCCGTTACCTCGAAAACTCCGATGCTCCGTGCGGCCGCG GCCCGTGGCTATGCTGCACACGCACAGGCTGCCGCTGCCAGCCGTGGCTCGACCGAAGTGCAGACGACCACCTTGCCCAACAAGCTGGTTGTATCGTCGGCCGAACCGAATGCTGCCGTGGCTCGGATTTCCATCGCTTTCCG TGCCGGATCGCGCAACGAAACTGCCGATAGCCTGGGAGCGGCTCATGTGCTGCGGGCGGCCGGTGGTCTGTCCACCAAGACCGCCACCGCTTTCGGTATTACGCGCAACATTCAGCAGGCTGGCGGTTCCCTGACGACTACGGCCGACCGCGAACTGGTGTCGTACAGTGTCGCCGTGACGAAAGATCAGCTGGAGGTTGGTCTGAAGTACCTGGAAGCTACCGCCACCGGGCAGGTGTTCAAGCCCTGGGAGCTGGCCGAACTGACCCCGATCATCCGCAACGAGCTGGCCCGTCTGCCGACTGAGGTGCAGGCTGTCGAGCTGCTGCACAAGGCCGCCTTCCGTGACGGACTGGGCAATTCGGTCTTCTGCCCGGATTATCTGGTCGGCAAGCATTCGTCGGAGACGATGCAGCACTACTTTGCGACCAACTGCACCACGAACCGTGCTGCCGTTGCTGGCGTCGGTGTCGATCATCAGCTGCTGGTTGGCTTTGCCCAGAGCCTTGCCCTGGAATCGGGAGCCGGTAGCGAGAATAAGTCCACCTTCAACACTGGTGAGGTGCGTCGCGAAGGTGCCGGTTCGCGCGCTGCCGTTGCTGTTGGCGCACAAGCCGTCGGATGGAACTCGCTGAAGGAAGCGATGGCTTTCTGGGTGCTGCAGTACGCTGCCGGTGTCGGACCGGCAACGAAGCGTGGTGCTAACAATGGTGCGCTCACGAAGGCACTCAGCGGTGTTAACAGCAGTTCGCTGTTCAACGGATACACTGACAATGGCATGTTCGGATTCGTCGTATCGGGCGATGCGAAGAACGCGGGCAAGGCGGTTGAGGCTGGTGTGAAGGCCCTCAAATCGCTCTCCGTAACTGATGCGGATGTGACGCGCGGTAAGGCGTCGGCCGTTGCTGCCGTGCTCGACATTACCGAGAACCAAAGCTCGCTGCACCACCAGCTGGGCGAAGAGTCGGCCCTGCTTGGACAGGTGTACAAGAAGAGTGACCTGCTTGCTGCCGTTAATGCCGTCACCGCTGGTGATGTTCAAGCT GCCGCCAGGAAGGTTGCTTCCAGCAAATTGGCTGTCGGTGCCGTTGGCAATCTGTCCCACGTGCCGCATCTTTGCGATTTGCATTAA
- the LOC118510458 gene encoding syntaxin-8, with translation MALINIDGDPWLTELDACENLSNDIQSQLAARNRENQLSREYGVLSGTVRVRLKQLGSELDQLTRKLGLISNTLTSGEAERRQRRIEALQSKLIQLQRQFQYVEPAAARSALFETGSNSRARVAFADDDDDDVPALIPSQSNYTVSDLRSQQTRILEDQNEGLEALSQVIARQKELATRIGGEVDRHNDILDDLAQTMETTDARINRETRQIGAITTQDSTWGYWIVIAVLFVAIVLVGIF, from the exons ATGGCTTTAATCAACATCGATGGAGATCCCTG GTTAACGGAGCTGGATGCGTGCGAAAATCTCAGCAACGACATACAATCCCAGCTAGCGGCACGCAACAGAGAAAACCAGCTGTCTCGCGAATATGGCGTCCTGTCCGGTACGGTACGGGTCCGTTTGAAGCAGCTCGGCAGTGAGCTGGATCAGCTAACGCGAAAGCTCGGACTCATCTCCAACACACTCACCTCGGGGGAAGCCGAACGAAGGCAGCGTAGAATAGAAGCCCTACAGTCGAAGCTGATACAATTACAGCGTCAATTCCAGTACGTCGAACCAGCGGCCGCCCGGTCGGCCTTGTTCGAGACGGGTAGCAATAGCCGGGCTCGAGTAGCTTTcgccgatgacgatgatgatgatgtgccaGCACTGATCCCATCGCAAAGCAACTACACCGTGTCGGATTTGCGATCCCAACAGACGCGTATTCTGGAGGATCAAAACGAGGGCCTCGAAGCCCTATCGCAGGTGATCGCTAGACAAAAGGAGCTAGCGACCAGAATCGGGGGAGAAGTTGATCGTCACAATG ACATATTGGACGATTTGGCCCAAACGATGGAAACGACCGATGCACGGATCAACCGAGAGACGCGGCAAATCGGTGCAATCACCACACAGGACTCTACCTGGGGCTACTGGATCGTGATAGCTGTGCTGTTCGTTGCAATTGTGCTTGTAGGCATATTCTGA